CTGCAAGCCAGCTTTTTGGATCACCCTTCTTGATGCCAAATTATCGGGTAATGCCATAGCAATGAGTTTATCTAGATGAGCTACATTAAATCCATATGAAACTGCTGCTTGAGCTGCTTGCGTTGCAATTCCTCGCCCCCAATACGCTTTAGCAAGTCCGTAGAGTACCTCAGTTTCATTAATTTCATCTAAATACCGCAGACCACAATAGCCAATCATTTGAGATGAGTTCTCTACAATTGCCCAAACTCCATACCCGCGTTCTTGCCAATGTTTGATGAAAGATTGTAGCGATTTTTCGGCATTTTCTCTAGAAATTGGCACACCTCGACTGGGAAGGAAGCGAGTCACTTCCGGATCAGCCCAAATTGCAGCAAGCGCATCTAAGTCAGAAAGTTGCAGCGATCGCATCGCAAAACCGTCAAGCTGTAGAACTGTTTGCTCAGCAGAATTTGCCATTATGAATTACGAACTACGAATTACTATTACACCTTGCAATTACAGCACTTCATAACTATGGTTTACAAAATGCTCAGCTAACACACTTAGGTGGAGCGAGTAAGAAGATGAGACTTTCTCGTAATGCTAAGATCTCCTCTGTTAAGTTAACAAAATATTTGTTGGTCTGGCGTGAGGTAGATGATAAGTCAAAGTTTTTGGCACAAGCGGGTTATAGTCAAGAAAATTGGCAACAGTTGGAAGCAGGCCTGAGAAATCAAATTTTACCGCTTGAGGCGGTACCCAGTTGTGAACCAAACCGATTTGGTGACGTTTATGAAATTCGAGGCATTTTAAGCGGAGTGAATGGGATTCATCTGGCAGCAGTCACGATTTGGATGATGGAGCACGAAACGCAACAAACAAAGTTTATTACGCTGTATCCAGACAAAGGGTTAAATAATGGCATTTGAGTTGTTCACGCGAGTGGCACTGCGGGACGATTTTCCAAACCATAAACTGCGCCGAGGAGATGTAGCAATGATTGTAGAGCATCACCCTGTAACGAATGGAGAGGATGGCTATAGCTTAGAGGTATTTAATGCAGTAGGAGAGACAGTGGCAGTTTTCGTGGTATCTGAGTCACAAATTGAGCCGTTGATGAGAAATGAAGTGTTGCATATCCGAGTGTTGGATGCGGCAGTTTAACATTATCAGTCAAGTTAGATGTTGTGTAAGGCAACTTATCACTGTCTCAACACCCCCAATGACTTGACCATGAAATGAAGCCCCACAGACGACTCTAGCTACCTAACAGCAAGTTCGACAGCTGCATTTCAGTCATTGGAATAGTTTTAGTATTACCTAGTTGTGCAAAATACTAAATCTTAGTGCGGTCAGTCAAAATTTCATATCCGTTTTCAGTCACAAGCACTGTATGCTCAAATTGAGCAGCTAGAGACTTATCTATTGTGACTACAGTCCAACGATCTGATAAAGTACGGGTGTGATTAGAACCAGCAGTAACAATGGGTTCAATTGTCAACGTCATTCCTGCTCGGAGTTTCACATTTGGCATTTCACGAGTACGAAAGTTGAACACTGAAGGTTCTTCGTGCATATGACGACCAATGCCGTGTCCAGTGTAGTTCTCAAGAATACTGAAACCCTGTCTTTCTACACAGTCTTGAACAGCACCCGCAATATCGATTAAATAATTCCCAGCCTTTACTTGCTCAATTCCTTTGTAAAGTGCTTCCTGTGCAACCTGAATTAACTTTTTTGCTTGTGGAGACACCTTACCTATGGCAATGGTGATACAAGAATCACCATGAAATTTCTGATAGCAAGCTGCGGTATCAACCTTCAAAACATCTCCTGCTCGAATCACACGCTGATCGCTAGGAATACCATGCACAGCCTCGTGATTGATAGAAGCGCAAATGGAGCCAGGAAAACCATGATATCCTTTAAAACTTGATGTTGCGCCCATTTCCTGGATGCGCTTCTCTGCATAAGCATCTAAGTCAGCGGTTGTCATTCCAGGTTTCACGATTTGGGAAATTTCTTGTAGCACAGTGGCTACAATCGAACCAGCGCGACGCATAATTTCAATTTCTCGCTGGGACTTAACGCTAATACCATGACTTTTGCGTTGAGCAACAGGCTGAATAAAGAGGTTCTTCAAAATATTCATAGTGGATGCGTTAAACTTTACTCATGCTATTGTATGCTACGGTAGCATGAATTAGCCAAAGGTAAGTTAAGAAAATCTACTGTATGGTGGTATAATAAAAACTTACATAACAAATGAATTTAGTGTTGGAATGGGTGGCAAAACTTTATTGTCTGGTGTAACAACATACATTTCACCTGAATTGAAAGTAGAGTTAGAAGCATGGGCACAAGAGGAAGAACGCTCCGTTTCTTGGCTTCTAGCTAAACTGATCGAAAATAAACTTCAGGAAAGACGACAAAAATCATCACCAGCCAAGAACGCAATCAACTAAAGTTAGCTACGCTAAATACGCTAATTTACAAATTTTATGTTGTAGGCAATGAAGCGATCGCTCATCTTCAACTCTAACTATGGTTTCTATTCTTCTTGACTACAATATAGGCAGAGTCAAAAATTACACATAGCAACATGAACCCCGAAACACTACGCGAACGAGTAGCTCAGGTCATTAGTAAACGAGAAACTCTCTTACTGTTGTTAGAACAACCCAATTTAGGGATTTTAAGAACAGATGTTAATCAAGCCTTGGAAGAAATGGATGACTTGATTGATGAATATCGCCGGACTTTTCCGAATGAGGCACAATCTTTTTAACTGAAATTCAGTTTTTGATACTAAAAAGCGCCAAGACAGTTTTATGCACTGTAATCTTTTGGCGCTGAACTAATTCGTGTTATTCTTTCTCACTGCTCGTTGTTAACTCAACTTATGTAATACTACGGCTTCCTAACTCTCGCACTAAGGCAATTAAGTCTGGAGTAGATGTGTCTTTACGACAAAAGGCATCCATGTTGTTGAGTTGATTATTTTCTCGCAACTTTGGTTCCTCTAGGGATGAGTAGGCGATAATTTGCGTCCCTGGAGCAATATCTTTAATTTGGTTAGAAGCACTCAATCCATCCATAACTGGCATTTGCAAGTCAAGAATGATCACATCGGGATGATGGCGTTGTACCATTTCTACTGCTTCTAAACCATTGCTAGCTAAACCTACTAACTCTATATTCTCTTGATTAGCTAACGCTAATTTGAGACTAAA
The nucleotide sequence above comes from Gloeocapsopsis sp. IPPAS B-1203. Encoded proteins:
- a CDS encoding GNAT family N-acetyltransferase: MANSAEQTVLQLDGFAMRSLQLSDLDALAAIWADPEVTRFLPSRGVPISRENAEKSLQSFIKHWQERGYGVWAIVENSSQMIGYCGLRYLDEINETEVLYGLAKAYWGRGIATQAAQAAVSYGFNVAHLDKLIAMALPDNLASRRVIQKAGLQYEKQIHIFNLDVLYYCAKR
- a CDS encoding DUF6883 domain-containing protein — encoded protein: MRLSRNAKISSVKLTKYLLVWREVDDKSKFLAQAGYSQENWQQLEAGLRNQILPLEAVPSCEPNRFGDVYEIRGILSGVNGIHLAAVTIWMMEHETQQTKFITLYPDKGLNNGI
- a CDS encoding DUF4926 domain-containing protein, translated to MAFELFTRVALRDDFPNHKLRRGDVAMIVEHHPVTNGEDGYSLEVFNAVGETVAVFVVSESQIEPLMRNEVLHIRVLDAAV
- the map gene encoding type I methionyl aminopeptidase → MNILKNLFIQPVAQRKSHGISVKSQREIEIMRRAGSIVATVLQEISQIVKPGMTTADLDAYAEKRIQEMGATSSFKGYHGFPGSICASINHEAVHGIPSDQRVIRAGDVLKVDTAACYQKFHGDSCITIAIGKVSPQAKKLIQVAQEALYKGIEQVKAGNYLIDIAGAVQDCVERQGFSILENYTGHGIGRHMHEEPSVFNFRTREMPNVKLRAGMTLTIEPIVTAGSNHTRTLSDRWTVVTIDKSLAAQFEHTVLVTENGYEILTDRTKI
- a CDS encoding CopG family transcriptional regulator, which codes for MGGKTLLSGVTTYISPELKVELEAWAQEEERSVSWLLAKLIENKLQERRQKSSPAKNAIN
- a CDS encoding response regulator transcription factor — protein: MIPLSCQSGTLRVLVADDHELTRFSLKLALANQENIELVGLASNGLEAVEMVQRHHPDVIILDLQMPVMDGLSASNQIKDIAPGTQIIAYSSLEEPKLRENNQLNNMDAFCRKDTSTPDLIALVRELGSRSIT